The genomic segment TAGAACACGGGCGAATTATGCCCCACGGGTGGACATCAATCTGGCAGCCGGGGTTCGCTCAGAATAGCCTGGTCAGGAGATGCTCTCCGGATCCGTGTGCAGTGAACTCACCTCCTCCGGGCTGAACTTATTGAGCCTGATGATCCGAGCGCGGGCGCGCACCATGGGCGGCACCGCCATCAGCGCGTGCGCCTCGCTCTCCGCCTCGACGATGGCCCACCCGCAGTGGACGCCGGACTTGCACCCCCAGTCAAAGTTGTACAGGTAGCCCATGGCCCTGACCAGCTGCAGCAGCCGGGCGCAGTCCTTCGCATCGTGCGGCGACTCGATCAGGTACCGGTCCACCGTCAACACTCCCCTCTGAGGTCCCGCCGGTCCGACCCGACAGATGCCCGGGCATCAGGTCACCGTCCGCGGAGCCCAGACGCCGGGACATTCTCAGCGTAGACTACGCTGCCGCCCACCAGTCCCCTGCACAGGTCGGGCCCGCGGAAGAGCGATGCGCTGCCGCGGCCGGTGTCGCTGCCTGGCCGATGGGGAGAACCGCGCCCCGGGGCGGCGGACAGCGGGTTCCCCCTAAACGCGGGCGGCCGGCGGGTGATCGCCCGGGCTGGCCGGAATCCTCTACGGGCGTGAACACAAGTGCGCTCGAGCCGTGCTCAATCGCGCAGCGTTCCCGTTGTCAGAAAGGGACAGCATGCTTCGGACTCCCCTGCGCACCTGCCAGGGGGATCACGGCATGTCGGCGCCCCGACCGGCCCATGGGGGCCCGAGATGGGCTGACGTCCACGGCGCGAACGGAGGAGGGGCCATCCTTTTACGGCGTTCCCGTCCGGATGTCCCCTCCCGTGATGTCGAAGGAGGGTACCGGCGCGTCTCCTGTGGGGTCCGCCAGCGCCGTAAAGAGGTCCCGGCGCAGATCCACCGTGACGAACCCGAAGGGGTCGCGGGCCCCCGGCCCGAGGGCATCCAGGGGTTGGTACTGCTCATCCACCGTGACAACGTTGACCTTCACCCGCGTGGGCGGCGTGGGGCCGGTCTGCAGGCTGCTTAGCGGTACCCGCGCGCGGACCGCGCGGCCGTCGGGCAGGACCTCGGCGAAGAGAAACGGTGCGGGCGGACGGATGGCCTCGAAGGTGAAGGGCCGGTAGGGTGTTTCGGGAACGCGACCGAAGAAGAACCGTCCCCCGCGCAGCGCGACGTAGTGAGTCCAGTAGGTGCTGTCGGGTTGCGGTCCCCGCAGCAGCGTCTCGTCGACGGTGAAGGCGATGTAGTATGCGCCTCCAGCAGGACGGACAGGCGCCGCAAACTGCACGGTGATGATGAGTTGCGGCCCGGCCTGCCCCGCCGCCGGTCCGCTCATCAGTGCCGCCATAGCGGCGGCGATCAGGGCGAGTCCCGCTACGGCGCGATTGAGGAGCGTCTGCACATCTCCCCCTCCCCCCACAGCGGCGTACCGGGCGGTTGCCCAGGCGCTACTTCCCCGACCCCCGTCGTCTTCCTCCCTTCCCGTCACGGGCTGCCCGGGAAGGCCAGCGGCTGGTCAAACAGCAGGCCGCTCTGCCCCAGCCCGATGCGCCCCCGCCCCCAGGGGATGGCCGTGAGCCAGGCCTCCAGCCAGATCTCCCCTCGCACTCCCAGGTAAGAAAGGCTGACCGCCAGACAGTCGCAGAAGACGCGCGTGACCGTCAGGCGGTCATGGAAGACCTGTCCGGTGAATCCATCATAGAGACCCAGGTACTGCACCTGCCACTGGGGGCTCAGGCGCAGGTCCAGGCTGGCTTCCGCACGCTCCAGCCGGCCCAACATCGGGCTGTAGCTGGCGGCCAGCGCCACCGTCCACTCGGGGCGCGGCAAGGCCACCGCCTGAGCCACAACGCTACCAGGCTGCCGGGTCAGGAAGTCGTAGGTGGCCAAGGCGCGGACAAACAGGCCCGGGGCGCGGTAGGTCAGGCTGGCCTCGCCGATGCTCAGGGGACCGGCGATCTGGTCGAATAGAAACGGGCTCTGCCCGGCCACCTCCTGGGTGGTGTAGGCGCCGCGTAGCTCCAGCGTCGGGCCGAGGGGGCGGACGTACTCGGCCCGGCCCCCGGTGAAAAGACGCAGGTCCCCGGTAGTGTACCAGCTGGCCCGGCCGAAGGCGCGCAGAAAGAGCGTCCCGCCGCCTGCCGGCACCGGCCCGCTGAGGGTCAGCAGCGCGTCGGCCCGCACGGCGTCTGTCAGGCTCGAGGGCGTCACGTTCTGCTCGCGGAAGCGGCCCAGACCTCCTTCCACCTGCAGGACGAAGGGCGACCGCCCCAGCGCGAAGGGGGCAAGCGTCACGGTCAGCTCCGGCAGGCGCTCCAGGGTGTAGTGCTGGTCAGCGGGGAAGACATCGCCGTCCAGGTCCCAGCGGGTCTCGGCTACCAGCGAGGCGGAGAATCCCGGACGGAAGTGGCGCAGGACCAGCCGCGGCAGGAGCTCGTCGTCCACGCCTGCTGTGCCTGCCGNNNNNNNNNNNNNNNNNNNNNNNNNNNNNNNNNNNNNNNNNNNNNNNNNNNNNNNNNNNNNNNNNNNNNNNNNNNNNNNNNNNNNNNNNNNNNNNNNNNAGCGGGGAAGACATCGCCGTCCAGGTCCCAGCGGGTCTCGGCTACCAGCGAGGCGGAGAATCCCGGACGGAAGTGGCGCAGGACCAGCCGCGGCAGGAGCTCGTCGTCCACGCCTGCTGTGCCTGCCGCCCGCGTGAAGGTGAGGACAGCCTCGCCGCTCATCTCCGGCGAAAGGGCCTGGCTGTGGACCAGGGTCCCGGTCAGGCCTTGAGCCGGGCCGACGGAGGTGCTGCTGTAGGTCGCGTAGAGGAACGTTGTCGCGCCGGTAGTGCGGTGGCTGAGGTCGAGGGCGGTGAAGAGGTCGCTGGTGGCGGGCGGGGACGGTGTCCCGCCCGGCGCTCGATGCGTGTAGTCCCCGAAGAGGTTCAGCCGCAGGGCGGGTGCCAGGTCCTGGGCGTGGTTGACGACCACCCGCCAGTCGGTCCCGCCGGTCTGGCGGTTGGCCAGGCGGTAGACGAGGGCGGTCCCCTGTCCGCGCCCGCCGCTCAGACGATAGGCGTGCTCGACACCCAGGCCGGTTCCCAGTCGCTCCATGTAGTCCGCGAGGACAAATCCCCAGTGTCCTTCATTGAGAAAGTACGTGGTGTGCGTCTTCACGAACCATCCCTCCACCGGGCTGTAGCCGACGACGGGGAAAAAGCGCGTCGCCTGCCTCTCGCGCAGGAAGATGATGAACGACGGCAGCGTCACAACCCGCTGGCCGGCGATCCACAGCGACGCACGGCGGCCCACCACCTTGTCATTGAGAAAGACCGCGATTTCGTCGGCGGTCAGAAAGACCAGGGGAACGTCCGGGTCGCAGGTGGTGACGAAGCCTTCCCGGATGGAGACGGTGCGGTCGAGCACTCCCT from the Armatimonadota bacterium genome contains:
- a CDS encoding LptA/OstA family protein; translated protein: MRSPGVRAAALVLGLFVLLPSVAVPAPETGFSPSPTFLPAPTDVSGEVPVLIRADAFRYDRRTRVLVATGNVVLTFEDVTIDAHALVANLETGEVTAEGHVRLRVGAQEATAELLTYNLRTRLGVLHQARARVTSPMVLGPVHLRAQRLEGVLDRTVSIREGFVTTCDPDVPLVFLTADEIAVFLNDKVVGRRASLWIAGQRVVTLPSFIIFLRERQATRFFPVVGYSPVEGWFVKTHTTYFLNEGHWGFVLADYMERLGTGLGVEHAYRLSGGRGQGTALVYRLANRQTGGTDWRVVVNHAQDLAPALRLNLFGDYTHRAPGGTPSPPATSDLFTALDLSHRTTGATTFLYATYSSTSVGPAQGLTGTLVHSQALSPEMSGEAVLTFTRAAGTAGVDDELLPRLVLRHFRPGFSASLVAETRWDLDGDVFPA